From the genome of Chlorocebus sabaeus isolate Y175 chromosome 2, mChlSab1.0.hap1, whole genome shotgun sequence, one region includes:
- the LOC103247967 gene encoding beta-defensin 119 has protein sequence MKFLFLFLAILLATEVPVISVECWMDGHCRLLCKDGEDSIIRCRNRKRCCVPSHYLTIQPVTIHGILGWTTPQMSTTAPQPKRNINNG, from the exons atgaaatttcttttcttgtttcttgccATCCTTCTGGCCACAGAAGTACCAGTGATATCAG TAGAGTGTTGGATGGATGGACACTGCCGGTTGTTGTGCAAAGATGGTGAAGACAGCATCATACGCTGCCGAAATCGTAAACGGTGCTGTGTCCCTAGTCATTATTTAACAATCCAACCAGTAACAATTCATGGAATCCTTGGCTGGACTACTCCTCAGATGTCCACGACAGCTCCACAACcgaagagaaatataaataatggATAG